The stretch of DNA TCAGAGCGGTGAAAACACTCAGAGGTTCACTACGTTGACGAAGCGCGACGCCGCACTTTCGTCGATACGCAGGCTGGTGAAGTCGAACAGGTTACGGTCGGCCAACTGCGACGGCTGCACGTTCTGCAAGCTGCGGAAGATGCTGTCGACGCGGCCCGGGGTCTTGCGGTCCCAATCCTGGAGCATGTCCTTGACCACCTGGCGCTGCAGGTTTTCCTGGGAGCCGCAGAGGTTGCACGGGATGATCGGGAATTGCTTGAGGTCGGAGTAGGCCTGGATGTCCTTCTCATGGCAGTACGCCAGTGGGCGGATCACCACGTTGCGCCCGTCATCGGCCCGCAGCTTGGGCGGCATGGCCTTGAGGCTGCCGTTGAAGAACATGTTGAGGAAGAAGGTTTCGACGATGTCATCGCGGTGATGACCGAGGGCCATCTTGGTCGCGCCGATTTCGTCGGCAAACGTATAGAGCGTGCCACGGCGCAGG from Pseudomonas sp. NC02 encodes:
- the ttcA gene encoding tRNA 2-thiocytidine(32) synthetase TtcA, translated to MGTLTVNQNKLQKRLRRLAGEAVADFNMIEEGDKVMVCLSGGKDSYTMLDVLMHLQKVAPIKFDIVAVNMDQKQPGFPEHVLPAYLKELGIEYHIVEKDTYSVVKELVPEGKTTCSLCSRLRRGTLYTFADEIGATKMALGHHRDDIVETFFLNMFFNGSLKAMPPKLRADDGRNVVIRPLAYCHEKDIQAYSDLKQFPIIPCNLCGSQENLQRQVVKDMLQDWDRKTPGRVDSIFRSLQNVQPSQLADRNLFDFTSLRIDESAASRFVNVVNL